In Micromonospora sp. WMMA1363, a genomic segment contains:
- a CDS encoding carbohydrate ABC transporter permease, which yields MTTTTPPRPGTAADPRPTTSAGRVRGRLNTRWATVASIVIAIVWTIPTFGLFVSSFRPEDQIKTTGWWTFFSDPQLTLENYEQVLFGRSSSAGQLASYFVNSIVITLPSVLFPLAFAALAAYALAWINFRGRDWIYIGVFALQIVPLQMALVPLLSFFSEGVSVGGVNLLPAWNLDDEQRFIQVWFAHTCFALPLGVFLLHNFVSQLPRDLMEAARVDGATHPKIFRTIVLPLITPALAAYGIFQFLWVWNDLLVALIFAGGGDETAPLTVRLAELAGTRGNEWQRLTSGAFVAIVVPLIVFLSLQRYFVRGLLAGSVKG from the coding sequence GTGACCACGACGACTCCCCCGCGCCCCGGAACGGCCGCCGATCCGCGGCCAACGACCTCCGCCGGCCGGGTCCGCGGGCGGCTCAACACCCGCTGGGCCACGGTCGCCTCGATCGTGATCGCGATCGTGTGGACCATCCCGACGTTCGGGCTGTTCGTCTCGTCGTTCCGGCCCGAGGACCAGATCAAGACGACCGGCTGGTGGACGTTCTTCTCGGACCCCCAGCTGACGCTGGAGAACTACGAGCAGGTGCTGTTCGGCCGCTCCTCGTCGGCCGGCCAGTTGGCGAGCTACTTCGTCAACTCGATCGTCATCACGTTACCGTCGGTACTGTTTCCGCTGGCCTTCGCGGCGCTGGCGGCGTACGCGCTGGCGTGGATCAACTTCCGCGGTCGGGACTGGATCTACATCGGCGTCTTCGCGTTGCAGATCGTGCCGTTGCAGATGGCGCTGGTCCCGCTGCTCAGCTTCTTCTCCGAGGGCGTCAGCGTCGGCGGCGTCAACCTGCTGCCCGCCTGGAACCTCGACGACGAACAGCGGTTCATCCAGGTCTGGTTCGCCCACACCTGTTTCGCGCTGCCACTGGGTGTCTTCCTGCTACACAACTTCGTGTCGCAGTTGCCGAGGGACCTGATGGAGGCGGCCCGGGTCGACGGAGCCACCCACCCGAAGATATTCCGCACCATCGTGCTTCCGCTGATCACCCCGGCGCTGGCCGCGTACGGCATCTTCCAGTTCCTCTGGGTCTGGAACGACTTGCTGGTCGCTCTGATCTTCGCGGGCGGCGGCGACGAGACGGCACCGCTCACCGTCCGACTGGCGGAGCTGGCCGGCACCCGGGGCAACGAGTGGCAACGCCTCACCTCCGGCGCGTTCGTCGCGATCGTCGTACCGCTGATCGTCTTCCTGTCGTTGCAGCGCTACTTCGTACGCGGGCTACTCGCCGGCAGCGTCAAGGGCTGA
- a CDS encoding glycoside hydrolase family 13 protein, whose product MNGNPTHQEQSAGPVTRWWTEAVIYQIYPRSFADSNGDGIGDLPGITARLDHLVELGVDAVWLSPFYPSPQADAGYDVADYRDVDPLFGTLADADKLIAEARARGLRVIVDLVPNHTSSAHRWFTAALAAAPGSPERARYVFRDGTGPGGDRPPNDWQSVFGGPAWTRVTEADGRPGQWYLHLFDPAQPDLNWDSPQVRAEFVDVLRFWLDRGVDGFRVDVAHGLIKQADLADWQEPQEILSGQQVDRPHPPMWDQDGVHEIYRDWRALLDGYPGERILVAEAWVEPAERLARYVRPDEMHQAFNFEYLLASWTAPAQYAVITRSLEATDTVSAPTTWVLSNHDVVRHASRLGLPAGAPRPHGIGIGDEQPDAALGLRRARAATLLMLALPGSAYLYQGEELGLPEHTTMPDEARQDPTWERSGHTHRGRDGCRVPIPWEADAPSYGFGPTDASWLPQPTSWAEYALDRQRGVPGSTYELYRAALRLRHEHGLGRGPLAWLATGDEVLGFRTGGLTVLTNFGTAAAPVPAGEVVAASAPLTDDGRVPTDVTVWVRSS is encoded by the coding sequence CTGAACGGCAACCCGACGCACCAGGAGCAGTCAGCCGGCCCGGTCACCCGCTGGTGGACCGAGGCCGTCATCTACCAGATCTACCCGCGCTCCTTCGCCGACTCGAACGGCGACGGGATCGGCGACCTGCCCGGCATCACCGCCCGTCTCGACCATCTGGTGGAGCTGGGCGTGGACGCCGTCTGGCTCTCGCCGTTCTACCCGTCGCCGCAGGCCGACGCCGGATACGACGTGGCCGACTACCGGGACGTGGACCCGCTGTTCGGCACGCTCGCGGACGCGGACAAGCTGATCGCCGAGGCCCGCGCGCGCGGTCTGCGCGTCATCGTCGACCTCGTGCCCAACCACACGTCCTCCGCGCACCGGTGGTTCACGGCCGCGCTGGCCGCCGCCCCGGGTAGCCCCGAGCGCGCCCGGTACGTCTTCCGCGACGGCACCGGTCCGGGCGGCGATCGGCCGCCCAACGACTGGCAGAGCGTCTTCGGCGGGCCGGCCTGGACCCGGGTCACCGAGGCCGACGGGCGGCCCGGTCAGTGGTACCTGCACCTGTTCGACCCCGCCCAGCCCGACCTCAACTGGGACAGCCCGCAGGTTCGGGCAGAGTTCGTCGACGTGCTGCGGTTCTGGCTGGACCGGGGTGTGGACGGCTTCCGGGTGGACGTGGCGCACGGCCTGATCAAACAGGCCGACCTGGCCGACTGGCAGGAACCGCAGGAGATCCTCTCCGGCCAGCAGGTCGACAGGCCGCACCCGCCGATGTGGGACCAGGACGGCGTCCACGAGATCTACCGCGACTGGCGCGCCCTGCTGGACGGCTACCCCGGCGAGCGGATCCTGGTCGCGGAGGCGTGGGTCGAGCCGGCCGAGCGGCTGGCCCGGTACGTCCGCCCGGACGAGATGCACCAGGCGTTCAACTTCGAGTACCTGCTTGCCTCGTGGACGGCGCCCGCCCAGTACGCGGTGATCACCCGTTCGCTGGAAGCCACCGACACGGTGAGCGCGCCGACCACCTGGGTGCTTTCCAACCACGACGTGGTGCGGCACGCCTCCCGGCTCGGCCTGCCGGCCGGCGCCCCCCGCCCGCACGGCATCGGCATCGGCGACGAGCAGCCGGACGCCGCGCTCGGACTGCGCCGGGCACGGGCGGCAACCCTGCTGATGCTTGCCCTGCCCGGCTCCGCCTACCTGTACCAGGGCGAAGAGCTGGGGCTTCCAGAGCACACCACGATGCCGGACGAGGCCCGGCAGGACCCGACCTGGGAACGCAGCGGCCACACCCACCGCGGCCGGGACGGCTGCCGGGTACCGATCCCGTGGGAGGCCGACGCCCCGTCGTACGGGTTCGGGCCGACCGACGCGAGTTGGCTGCCGCAGCCGACGAGCTGGGCGGAGTACGCGCTGGACCGACAGCGTGGGGTGCCCGGCTCGACGTACGAGCTGTACCGTGCCGCGTTGCGCCTGCGCCACGAGCACGGGTTGGGCCGGGGCCCACTGGCGTGGCTCGCCACCGGTGACGAGGTGCTCGGCTTCCGCACCGGCGGGCTGACTGTGCTGACCAACTTCGGCACCGCCGCCGCGCCGGTGCCGGCAGGCGAGGTGGTCGCCGCCAGCGCCCCGCTCACCGACGATGGCCGGGTGCCCACCGACGTGACGGTGTGGGTGCGGTCGTCGTGA
- a CDS encoding MFS transporter, giving the protein MTVVGDGAARTWGGGAAHRLYSVIVFVLLASLDNVAIGLVPPLYGSIADVFEVPQRLLGLVTASTFLISAVAAVGWAYVGDRTNRKPLLMVGTLIWAVGTGGSAVAGSYPAFLAAQLVGAVGLGAVGSVGFSVVTDLISPRRRGLVMSFWGLSQGVGTLAGTLVGGLLGAADWRRPFLVLTVVGLAATAAYLFTYDIRRGQSEPELAEVLAGGAEYDYRISRADLAHILGRRTNRWLILQGLTAQAAFGSLVWLPVLFTERAVAQGYSAATAVVVGSVFATLFQLGGVFSILGGLVGDALQRRTPSGRALVAAVGILAALPFYLVLFFVPIRIDVPDGADSGAVARAVLASVLTEPTVGLSLLTALLALALTSANSPNWFALIADVNPPEHRGTVYSLGNLVNGVGRAAGNGLVGVAFHGLRAAFPPPLNYAVGLAAFQLFFVPTGIMYWLAARTSPRDIADVRDLLHARAERM; this is encoded by the coding sequence ATGACGGTGGTCGGAGACGGCGCGGCGCGAACGTGGGGCGGCGGCGCCGCACACCGGCTCTACAGCGTGATCGTGTTCGTGCTGCTCGCGTCCCTGGACAACGTGGCGATCGGCCTGGTCCCCCCGCTGTACGGCTCGATCGCCGACGTGTTCGAGGTGCCGCAGCGCCTGCTCGGCCTGGTCACCGCCAGCACATTCCTGATCAGCGCGGTGGCGGCGGTCGGCTGGGCCTACGTCGGCGACCGCACCAACCGCAAGCCGCTGCTCATGGTCGGCACCCTGATCTGGGCGGTCGGCACCGGTGGCAGCGCGGTCGCCGGGAGCTACCCCGCGTTCCTGGCCGCGCAGTTGGTCGGTGCGGTCGGGCTCGGCGCGGTCGGTTCGGTCGGGTTCTCGGTGGTCACCGACCTCATCTCGCCCCGCCGGCGCGGGCTGGTGATGAGCTTCTGGGGGCTGTCCCAGGGCGTCGGCACGCTGGCCGGCACGCTGGTCGGCGGGCTGCTCGGCGCGGCCGACTGGCGGCGGCCCTTCCTGGTGCTGACCGTCGTCGGTCTTGCCGCCACCGCGGCGTACCTGTTCACCTACGACATCCGGCGTGGGCAGAGCGAACCGGAGCTTGCCGAGGTGCTGGCCGGTGGAGCCGAGTACGACTACCGGATCAGCCGAGCCGACCTGGCGCATATTCTCGGCCGGCGGACCAACCGGTGGCTGATCCTTCAGGGCCTGACCGCGCAGGCCGCGTTCGGGTCGCTCGTGTGGCTGCCCGTGCTGTTCACCGAGCGGGCCGTCGCCCAGGGCTACTCGGCCGCCACGGCGGTCGTGGTGGGCAGCGTCTTCGCCACCCTGTTCCAGCTCGGCGGCGTCTTCTCCATCCTCGGCGGCCTGGTCGGGGACGCGCTGCAGCGGCGTACGCCCTCCGGCCGGGCACTGGTCGCGGCGGTCGGCATCCTCGCGGCGCTCCCGTTCTACCTGGTGCTCTTCTTCGTGCCGATCCGCATCGACGTGCCTGACGGCGCCGACTCCGGCGCCGTGGCCCGGGCGGTGCTGGCCAGCGTCCTGACCGAACCGACAGTCGGGCTCAGCCTGCTCACCGCGTTGCTGGCGCTGGCGCTCACCTCTGCCAACTCGCCGAACTGGTTCGCGCTGATCGCCGACGTCAATCCGCCGGAGCACAGGGGCACCGTGTACAGCCTCGGCAACCTGGTCAACGGGGTCGGCCGGGCCGCCGGCAACGGCCTGGTCGGGGTGGCGTTCCACGGGCTGCGGGCAGCCTTCCCACCGCCGCTGAACTACGCCGTCGGGCTCGCGGCCTTCCAGCTGTTCTTCGTGCCCACCGGGATCATGTACTGGCTGGCGGCGCGCACCTCGCCGCGCGACATCGCCGACGTGCGCGACCTCCTGCACGCCCGCGCGGAGCGGATGTGA
- a CDS encoding sugar transferase → MLTPARETSAAGDPPSRSAARTAERSYIRALVVLDTAVLIVAVLIGYVARFGDEEPSTAEVPYVVLAPALVLAWLAALKALRCYDDRVLGYGADEYRRVSSASLRLAGTIAIAGYIFDVGVSRGYLGISVAVGTVGLEVARFAARKSLHRARSRGSGWSRKVLVVGDTAHVLELVHTLRREPYAGYQVVGACIPDALLAPVPQRLDDVPVVGSFRGIPEAATAIGADTVAVTASGELTATRLRRLGWQLEGTGVDLVVAPALTDVAGPRIHTRPVAGLPLIHVEAPEFRGARKLVKGLVDRSAALLALALLLPLLAVISLAIKVDSRGPVLFRQTRVGQGGREFGVWKFRTMVVNADALLAQLSTRNETDGLMFKMRDDPRVTRIGRLLRKWSLDELPQLVNVLLGQMSLVGPRPPLPSEVARYDGDVARRLLVKPGMTGLWQVSGRSDLSWEDGIRLDLYYVENWSLAADLTILWKTFGAVINSRGAY, encoded by the coding sequence CTGTTGACCCCCGCCCGGGAGACGTCGGCTGCAGGCGACCCCCCGTCCCGCTCGGCGGCGCGCACCGCCGAGCGGTCCTACATCCGGGCACTGGTGGTGCTCGACACCGCGGTGCTGATCGTCGCCGTTCTCATCGGGTACGTCGCCCGCTTCGGCGACGAGGAGCCGAGCACCGCCGAGGTCCCGTACGTCGTGCTGGCACCCGCCCTGGTGCTGGCCTGGCTGGCCGCACTGAAGGCACTGCGGTGCTACGACGACCGGGTTCTCGGGTACGGCGCCGACGAGTACCGCCGGGTGAGTTCGGCCAGCCTGCGGCTCGCCGGGACCATCGCGATAGCCGGCTACATCTTCGACGTCGGCGTCTCCCGGGGCTACCTCGGCATCTCCGTCGCGGTCGGCACGGTCGGGCTCGAGGTGGCCCGGTTCGCTGCCCGCAAGAGTCTGCACCGGGCCCGGTCGCGGGGCAGCGGCTGGTCCCGCAAGGTACTCGTGGTGGGCGACACCGCGCACGTGCTGGAGTTGGTGCACACGCTGCGCCGCGAGCCGTACGCGGGCTACCAGGTGGTCGGGGCGTGCATCCCGGACGCGCTGCTCGCCCCGGTCCCGCAGCGGCTGGATGACGTCCCGGTGGTCGGTTCGTTCCGGGGCATCCCAGAGGCCGCCACCGCCATCGGCGCGGACACGGTCGCCGTCACCGCCTCCGGGGAACTGACGGCCACCCGGCTGCGCCGGCTCGGCTGGCAGCTGGAGGGCACCGGGGTCGACCTGGTGGTGGCTCCGGCACTGACCGACGTGGCGGGCCCCCGGATCCACACCCGGCCGGTGGCGGGCCTGCCCCTGATCCACGTCGAGGCGCCCGAGTTCCGGGGAGCCCGCAAGCTGGTCAAGGGTCTCGTCGACCGGTCCGCCGCGCTGCTCGCGCTGGCGCTGCTGCTGCCCCTGCTGGCCGTCATCTCGCTGGCCATCAAGGTGGACAGCCGCGGGCCGGTGCTGTTCCGGCAGACCCGGGTGGGACAGGGCGGTCGGGAGTTCGGCGTCTGGAAGTTCCGCACGATGGTCGTGAACGCGGACGCCCTGCTGGCCCAGCTGTCGACCCGCAACGAGACCGACGGGCTGATGTTCAAGATGCGCGACGACCCGCGGGTGACCCGGATCGGTCGGTTGCTGCGCAAGTGGTCGCTGGACGAGCTGCCCCAACTCGTCAACGTCCTGCTCGGGCAGATGAGCCTGGTCGGGCCCCGCCCCCCACTGCCGTCGGAGGTCGCCCGGTACGACGGCGACGTGGCCCGGCGGCTGTTGGTCAAACCCGGCATGACCGGCCTCTGGCAGGTCAGCGGCCGGTCGGACCTGAGCTGGGAGGATGGGATCCGGCTCGACCTCTACTACGTGGAGAACTGGTCGCTGGCGGCTGACCTGACGATTCTGTGGAAGACGTTCGGCGCGGTGATCAACAGCCGCGGCGCGTACTGA
- a CDS encoding substrate-binding domain-containing protein translates to MSAGRHRIRTSIHAAGAAAAVAVLVVTAGGYFGYRQLATPSCSGKIELSVAVAAELAPAVDATATEWERDGAAIGGTCIEVQVSAADPVDVAATVAAKHGAILAGVGQAPGTAVSPDVWVPDSSTWLLRLKSGGATAFDPGNGASIARSPVVVAMPEPIASRLGWPKKELTWAQLVGQVNSSKPLKAGIVDPTRDAAGLSGLLSLTTAAAAAGKDAQKDTVGALRALSTSASNLRQDLLAKFPTSSDPTTVARSLGAAAISEEDVISYNARKPAVPLAALYLQPAATPLDYPYAVLPGIEPAKASAAQVLFEALTTTDFRDRLAPLSLRAPDGNWGAGFSAPPGAPSPEAGGVSAQQAGGGNTAGDLDPQAVDQAVTSWSVATQSGRMLCVIDVSGSMRARVATANGASRLQVTVDAARRGLNLFDDSWQIGLWEFSTNLDGGRDYRRLVEIGPLSTQRSKLEQALSPIQPTNGDTGLFDTVLAAYKAVQEEWDPGQVNSVVLFTDGVNDDDNGISQQVLLKELERIKDPERPVQVVLIGIGQDVSKAELESIAKVTGGGSFVTEDPTNIGSIFLKAIALRKAGT, encoded by the coding sequence GTGTCAGCAGGCCGCCATCGTATTCGCACGAGCATCCATGCCGCCGGGGCTGCCGCCGCAGTCGCCGTACTCGTCGTCACTGCCGGTGGCTACTTCGGCTACCGACAGCTCGCCACACCGAGCTGCTCCGGGAAGATCGAGCTGTCCGTCGCGGTCGCAGCCGAACTCGCCCCGGCGGTTGACGCGACCGCCACCGAATGGGAACGGGACGGAGCGGCGATCGGGGGCACCTGCATCGAGGTGCAGGTCTCGGCCGCCGACCCGGTCGACGTGGCCGCCACGGTCGCCGCCAAACACGGTGCGATCCTGGCCGGGGTGGGACAGGCTCCTGGCACGGCGGTCAGCCCGGACGTCTGGGTGCCCGACTCGTCCACCTGGCTGCTGCGGCTGAAGAGCGGTGGCGCGACCGCGTTCGACCCGGGTAACGGGGCCTCGATCGCCCGCAGCCCGGTGGTCGTGGCGATGCCGGAGCCGATCGCGTCCCGTCTCGGCTGGCCAAAGAAGGAACTCACCTGGGCCCAGCTCGTCGGGCAGGTCAACAGCTCGAAGCCGCTGAAGGCCGGCATCGTCGATCCGACCCGGGACGCGGCTGGTCTCTCCGGTCTGCTCTCGCTGACCACGGCCGCCGCGGCGGCCGGCAAGGACGCCCAGAAGGACACCGTTGGTGCGCTGCGCGCGCTGTCGACCAGCGCCTCCAACCTGCGGCAGGACCTTCTGGCCAAGTTCCCGACCTCCTCCGATCCCACCACGGTGGCCCGCAGCCTCGGCGCGGCGGCGATCTCCGAGGAGGACGTGATCTCGTACAACGCCAGGAAACCGGCGGTCCCGCTGGCCGCGCTGTACCTGCAGCCGGCGGCGACGCCGCTCGACTATCCGTATGCGGTGCTGCCCGGGATCGAACCGGCCAAGGCATCGGCGGCCCAGGTGCTCTTCGAGGCGCTCACCACCACCGACTTCCGCGATCGGCTTGCCCCGTTGTCACTGCGGGCGCCGGACGGCAACTGGGGTGCCGGGTTCAGCGCCCCGCCGGGCGCGCCGAGCCCGGAGGCGGGCGGGGTGTCGGCTCAGCAGGCCGGTGGCGGCAACACCGCCGGTGACCTGGACCCGCAGGCGGTGGACCAGGCGGTGACCAGCTGGTCGGTAGCCACGCAGTCCGGCCGGATGCTCTGCGTCATCGACGTCTCCGGCTCGATGAGGGCGCGGGTGGCGACAGCCAACGGCGCGAGCCGCCTGCAGGTCACGGTGGACGCCGCCCGACGCGGCCTCAACCTCTTCGACGACAGCTGGCAGATCGGCCTGTGGGAGTTCTCCACGAACCTCGATGGCGGGCGGGACTACCGGCGGCTGGTGGAGATCGGTCCGCTGAGCACCCAACGCAGCAAGCTCGAGCAGGCGCTGAGCCCGATCCAGCCGACGAACGGCGACACCGGCCTGTTCGACACGGTGCTCGCCGCGTACAAGGCGGTCCAGGAGGAATGGGACCCTGGCCAGGTCAACTCGGTCGTGTTGTTCACCGACGGCGTGAACGACGACGACAACGGCATCAGTCAGCAGGTCCTGCTGAAGGAGCTGGAGCGGATCAAGGACCCGGAGCGCCCGGTGCAGGTCGTCCTGATCGGTATCGGCCAGGACGTCAGCAAGGCGGAGCTGGAGTCGATCGCGAAGGTCACCGGTGGTGGTTCGTTCGTCACCGAGGATCCGACCAACATCGGCTCGATCTTCCTGAAGGCCATCGCGCTACGGAAGGCCGGGACCTGA
- a CDS encoding lactonase family protein, protein MADQDVIVYIGGYTTAAGGRGTGIVAARRDTESGALTPLGTVAVTPSPSFLARHPRLPVLYAVNELTTGEISAFRVARGGDLSPLGTRPAGGANPCHLAVAPDGRHLFVANYGSGSVAVFPLDEGGAPGERSDLVRHEGHGPDPRRQAHAHAHMVDPSPDGGPLYAVDLGTDSVYRYDLDAATGRLVPRAPRVRTAPGTGPRHLARHPDGRRCWLVGELDGTVTGYALTADGALRQRSRVEASERPGHVQPSEVAVGPDGRFLYVANRGVGTIAVFTLDGEVPELVTEVDTGGEWPRHFALTGHHLYVADQRADMIRVFRVDPATGVPVPVGEPVPVPSPTCVLP, encoded by the coding sequence GTGGCAGATCAGGATGTGATCGTCTACATTGGTGGTTACACCACGGCCGCCGGTGGCCGTGGCACCGGCATCGTCGCGGCGCGGCGAGACACCGAGTCCGGCGCGCTCACCCCGTTGGGCACAGTCGCAGTCACACCCTCACCGTCTTTCCTGGCCCGGCACCCGCGGCTGCCGGTGCTGTACGCGGTCAACGAGTTGACCACCGGCGAGATCAGCGCGTTCCGGGTCGCGCGGGGCGGTGACCTGAGCCCGCTCGGCACCCGACCCGCCGGCGGTGCCAACCCGTGCCACCTGGCGGTCGCGCCCGACGGCAGGCACCTGTTCGTGGCCAACTACGGCAGCGGGAGCGTGGCGGTGTTCCCGCTCGACGAGGGCGGGGCGCCCGGTGAGCGCAGCGACCTGGTCCGGCACGAGGGTCACGGCCCGGACCCGAGGCGGCAGGCGCACGCGCACGCGCACATGGTCGATCCGTCCCCGGACGGCGGCCCGCTGTACGCCGTCGACCTCGGCACCGACTCGGTCTACCGGTACGACCTCGACGCCGCGACCGGGCGGCTGGTGCCCCGTGCGCCACGGGTGCGCACGGCGCCCGGAACTGGTCCCCGGCACCTGGCCCGCCATCCGGACGGGCGACGCTGCTGGCTGGTGGGAGAGCTGGACGGTACGGTCACCGGGTACGCGCTGACCGCCGACGGCGCGCTGCGCCAGCGGAGCCGGGTGGAGGCGAGCGAACGGCCGGGTCACGTGCAGCCCTCCGAGGTCGCCGTCGGTCCCGATGGCAGGTTCCTCTACGTCGCGAACCGTGGCGTCGGCACCATCGCGGTCTTCACCCTCGACGGCGAGGTGCCGGAGCTGGTCACCGAGGTCGACACGGGCGGGGAGTGGCCGCGGCACTTCGCCCTCACCGGGCACCACCTCTACGTCGCGGACCAACGGGCGGACATGATTCGAGTGTTCCGGGTGGATCCGGCCACCGGTGTCCCCGTTCCCGTGGGGGAGCCCGTGCCGGTGCCGAGCCCCACGTGCGTCCTACCCTGA